The Xiphophorus hellerii strain 12219 chromosome 5, Xiphophorus_hellerii-4.1, whole genome shotgun sequence genome window below encodes:
- the fgf8b gene encoding fibroblast growth factor 8b: MKQYLNYYRMRLRTSRLGYLFLQLAALCFYAQDTVQSPPNFKQHVTEQSRLSDRMSRRLTRTYQLYSRTSGKHVQVLANKRVNANGDDGAVHAKLEVETDSFGSRVRIKGVKTGYYICMNKRGKLIGKRKGRGKDCIFTEIVLENNYTALQNAKYEGWYMAFTRKGRPRKASKTKQHQREAHFMKRLPRGHLLSDRRPFDVLPLPVPAQPLSRRTKHSHHQRSGGR; encoded by the exons ATGAAGCAATATTTGAACTATTACAGGATGAGGCTGAGAACATCGAGGTTAGGTTATCT GTTTCTCCAGCTCGCGGCGCTTTGCTTTTACGCACAG GACACTGTGCAGTCGCCTCCTAATTTCAAGCAGCACGTCACCGAACAGAGCCGGCTGTCGGACCGCATGAGCCGCAGACTGACCCGAACCTACCAGCTGTACAGCCGAACCAGTGGGAAGCACGTCCAGGTCCTGGCCAACAAGCGGGTCAATGCTAACGGGGACGACGGCGCGGTGCACG CTAAGCTGGAAGTGGAGACAGATTCCTTTGGGAGTCGCGTTCGGATCAAAGGGGTGAAGACGGGATACTACATATGCATGAACAAGAGAGGGAAGCTGATTGGCAAG CGAAAAGGACGAGGCAAGGACTGCATCTTCACCGAGATCGTCCTGGAAAACAACTACACAGCCCTGCAGAACGCCAAGTACGAGGGCTGGTACATGGCCTTCACGCGCAAGGGCCGCCCGAGGAAGGCCTCGAAGACCAAGCAGCACCAGAGGGAAGCCCACTTCATGAAGCGTCTTCCGAGGGGCCACTTGCTGAGCGACAGGAGGCCATTCGACGTCCTCCCTCTGCCCGTCCCCGCGCAGCCTCTCAGCAGGCGGACTAAACATTCCCATCACCAGCGCTCTGGGGGACGCTGA